In the genome of Nymphaea colorata isolate Beijing-Zhang1983 chromosome 9, ASM883128v2, whole genome shotgun sequence, one region contains:
- the LOC116261402 gene encoding protein BZR1 homolog 1-like isoform X1: MTAGGGGGGGASSRGRVPTWKERENNKRRERRRRAIAAKIYAGLRAFGNYKLPKHCDNNEVLKALCTEAGWTVEEDGTTYRKQGCRPSSLEAPVGGSATVSPAASSSYHQSPPSSSFPSPMPSYHASPVSSSFPSPTLSSATASFLIPWLKNLSDANAIPSSLPPLRISNSAPVTPPLSSPTSKAKPNWDAVAALNQQRLPNFPFFAASAPSSPTRRRSLFRSIPEGDESDVSTAGDSTSSGRWAGLPAGAAPTSPTFNLVNAAAEQRWGFGADGTIWAPSSACRSVVGSPEHQQFPKSVAGADSGSGGSATGDGGGGDFQFECGRVKPWEGERIHDECGEEVGLEDLELTLGNGKR, encoded by the exons ATGACTGCaggaggtggaggaggtggtggtgcGTCTTCGAGGGGCAGAGTCCCGACGTGGAAGGAGAGGGAGAATAacaagaggagagagaggaggaggagggccATCGCTGCCAAGATCTACGCGGGGCTTAGGGCCTTCGGCAACTACAAACTCCCCAAGCACTGCGACAACAACGAGGTCCTCAAGGCCCTCTGCACGGAAGCCGGCTGGACCGTCGAGGAAGACGGCACCACCTACCGGAAG CAGGGTTGCAGGCCATCCTCTCTTGAGGCGCCCGTCGGTGGGTCGGCCACCGTTAGCCCCGCGGCCTCGTCGTCCTACCACCAGAGCccgccctcctcctccttcccgaGCCCCATGCCCTCCTACCATGCCAGCCCCGTTTCTTCGTCCTTCCCGAGTCCCACCCTCTCCTCTGCAACTGCCTCCTTCCTCATCCCCTGGCTCAAGAATCTCAGCGACGCCAACGCCATCCCTTCCTCCCTCCCGCCCCTCCGCATCTCCAATTCCGCACCCGTCACACCCCCTCTGTCCTCCCCGACCTCCAAGGCAAAGCCCAACTGGGACGCCGTCGCCGCACTCAACCAGCAGCGCCTGCCCAACTTCCCCTTCTTCGCCGCGTCGGCACCCTCGAGCCCCACTCGGCGCAGATCTCTCTTCCGATCGATCCCTGAGGGAGACGAGTCCGACGTCTCCACGGCAGGCGACTCGACCTCCTCCGGACGGTGGGCAGGGCTCCCTGCTGGCGCAGCTCCAACATCGCCTACGTTCAACCTCGTTAATGCCGCTGCCGAACAGAGATGGGGGTTCGGTGCCGACGGAACGATCTGGGCTCCATCCTCCGCTTGTCGGAGCGTCGTGGGATCGCCGGAACACCAACAGTTTCCCAAGTCCGTTGCGGGTGCTGATAGTGGTAGCGGTGGTAGCGCCACtggtgatggtggtggaggCGATTTCCAGTTTGAGTGTGGAAGGGTGAAGCCGTGGGAAGGGGAGAGGATACACGATGAATGTGGAGAAGAGGTCGGTCTGGAGGATTTGGAACTCACGCTCGGTAACGGGAAGCGTTGA
- the LOC116261402 gene encoding protein BZR1 homolog 1-like isoform X2, with protein MTAGGGGGGGASSRGRVPTWKERENNKRRERRRRAIAAKIYAGLRAFGNYKLPKHCDNNEVLKALCTEAGWTVEEDGTTYRKGCRPSSLEAPVGGSATVSPAASSSYHQSPPSSSFPSPMPSYHASPVSSSFPSPTLSSATASFLIPWLKNLSDANAIPSSLPPLRISNSAPVTPPLSSPTSKAKPNWDAVAALNQQRLPNFPFFAASAPSSPTRRRSLFRSIPEGDESDVSTAGDSTSSGRWAGLPAGAAPTSPTFNLVNAAAEQRWGFGADGTIWAPSSACRSVVGSPEHQQFPKSVAGADSGSGGSATGDGGGGDFQFECGRVKPWEGERIHDECGEEVGLEDLELTLGNGKR; from the exons ATGACTGCaggaggtggaggaggtggtggtgcGTCTTCGAGGGGCAGAGTCCCGACGTGGAAGGAGAGGGAGAATAacaagaggagagagaggaggaggagggccATCGCTGCCAAGATCTACGCGGGGCTTAGGGCCTTCGGCAACTACAAACTCCCCAAGCACTGCGACAACAACGAGGTCCTCAAGGCCCTCTGCACGGAAGCCGGCTGGACCGTCGAGGAAGACGGCACCACCTACCGGAAG GGTTGCAGGCCATCCTCTCTTGAGGCGCCCGTCGGTGGGTCGGCCACCGTTAGCCCCGCGGCCTCGTCGTCCTACCACCAGAGCccgccctcctcctccttcccgaGCCCCATGCCCTCCTACCATGCCAGCCCCGTTTCTTCGTCCTTCCCGAGTCCCACCCTCTCCTCTGCAACTGCCTCCTTCCTCATCCCCTGGCTCAAGAATCTCAGCGACGCCAACGCCATCCCTTCCTCCCTCCCGCCCCTCCGCATCTCCAATTCCGCACCCGTCACACCCCCTCTGTCCTCCCCGACCTCCAAGGCAAAGCCCAACTGGGACGCCGTCGCCGCACTCAACCAGCAGCGCCTGCCCAACTTCCCCTTCTTCGCCGCGTCGGCACCCTCGAGCCCCACTCGGCGCAGATCTCTCTTCCGATCGATCCCTGAGGGAGACGAGTCCGACGTCTCCACGGCAGGCGACTCGACCTCCTCCGGACGGTGGGCAGGGCTCCCTGCTGGCGCAGCTCCAACATCGCCTACGTTCAACCTCGTTAATGCCGCTGCCGAACAGAGATGGGGGTTCGGTGCCGACGGAACGATCTGGGCTCCATCCTCCGCTTGTCGGAGCGTCGTGGGATCGCCGGAACACCAACAGTTTCCCAAGTCCGTTGCGGGTGCTGATAGTGGTAGCGGTGGTAGCGCCACtggtgatggtggtggaggCGATTTCCAGTTTGAGTGTGGAAGGGTGAAGCCGTGGGAAGGGGAGAGGATACACGATGAATGTGGAGAAGAGGTCGGTCTGGAGGATTTGGAACTCACGCTCGGTAACGGGAAGCGTTGA